The genomic segment CAAGGCCAGCTTCCACCAGAGCAAGGGCCTGGGCCTGGGCCTGTACATCGTCGATCAGTTCGTCCGGGCCCATGGCGGCCATATCGGTGCGCGCAACGAGGCGGGGCAGGTGGTGTTCGAAGCGAGGCTCCCGCGCCGGTGGGACGGTACCGGCGTCGTCGCAAGCTGAATTCTTCAGGCAACGCGCGCCCGCAATGAGACGGACTCGTCCGCAACTGCTACCGTGCGTTCACACCCTGCCAAGGAAGCACCATGCCACTTCGCGCCATCGCCTACGTCAGCCGGGCGCTGCCGGAGCTCTCCGTTGAGCGGCTGCAGGCGCTGGTCGAGGATGCCGCGCGTTTCAACAAGATGGCGGGCGTGACCGGCGTGCTGCTGCATGACGGTGATCGCTTCCTGCAGTACATCGAAGGTCCGCCAGACGGGATCGATTCGGTGTATGAGCGCATCCTGCAGGCGGGCAGCCACATCGACATCATCGAGCTGGCGCGCGGCCGCCTGGGCCAGCGCCAGTTTCCGTACTGGTCGATGCGCGCGTTGCCGGTGGAGGCCGCGCTGCTGCGGCAGCTTTCGAGCAGCGACTGGTCCGGTTTCAGCCGGACCCTGGAAGGAGATCGTTCGGCACCGACCCCGGTCGACCTGCTGGATGCGGTGGTGCAGCCGGCACTGCACGCCGGTTGAGATTCAGCGCACGCCGCCTCCGCAATAGGCGGTGTACAGCGCCTGCAGCACCCCCAGCGCCGGGCCTTCCTGCATGCGGTAGTGGATTGCCTGCGCCTCGCGCCGGGTTGCCACGATCTGCATTCCGCGCAGCACCGCCAGGTGCTGGGACAGCGCCGAAGCGCTGAGGCCGGTCAGTGCCTGCAGTTCCGGCACCGGCGCCTCACCCTCGACCAGCCGGCACAGCACCTGCAGCCGGGCAGGGTGGGCCAGGCTCTTGAGCAGCGCGGCCGCCTGCGTGGCGTGCTCGGCCATCGTGGCAGTGTCGAGCGGCGGGTGGGTCATGGTTGACCTTTTTGTTTAGAGGCGTCTAATTTAGAGAAATCTAAATTCGAGGGCAATCCATGCATGGCATCAAGGAAGGCGGGGCATGAACCTGCCATGGAGCGCGCTGGCGGGCGGTGTGTTGATCGGTATGGCTGCCGTGTGGTTGCTGGCTGCCACCGGGCGCGTTGCGGGCATCAGCGGGATCGCTGCGGGCAGCCTGCGCGCAGGTAGAGGCGAGCGTGGCTGGCGCTGGGCCTTCCTCATGGGCCTGCTGGCAGCGGCAGGGCTGGTGCTGTGGTGGCAGTCGGTGCCCGGCAGCGCTCCACGTGTACTGCTGCGCGATGCCTTGCCCGCCTGGCAGCTGATCGGCGCCGGCCTGCTGGTCGGTTTCGGCACCCGCCTGGGCAGTGGCTGCACCAGTGGCCACGGCGTATGCGGCATGGCTCGCGGTTCGAAACGGTCGCTGCTGGCGGTGCTGGTGTTCATGGCCTGCGCGATGCTGACCACGTTCGTGGTTCGTCACGGCGGAGCCCCGTTGTGAGCCGCGCCCTCTGGGCTGCCGCTGTGGCGGGCGCATTGTTCGGCGCCGGGCTGGCGCTTTCCGGAATGACCGATGCACGCCGCGTGCTCGGCTTCCTCGACATCCGTGGCGCGTTCGATCCCACGTTGATGTGGGTGCTGGGCTCGGCGCTGCTGGTCAGTGCAATCGGCCAGCGTTGGGTGCTGCGTCGCGCGCAGCCCTGGTTTGCCCTTCGCTTCCAGCTGCCGACGGCACACGATGTGGATGCTCGCCTGCTGCTGGGCGCGGCACTGTTCGGCATCGGCTGGGGATGGGCTGGCTATTGCCCGGGGCCGGCCATCGCCGGACTTGCCGTGGCATCGCGTGAAGCGCTGTGGTTCGTGCCGGCGATGGTGCTGGGCTTCTGGCTGCACGATCGCCTCGTGCGTTGAGGCTTCACCCCTGTGTCACGATCGATCGGGTCAGATCCATGGACCACGGGGAACGGAGCGCAGTGACATGGCACGGATGAAGTGGAAGGGAAGGGCGATGCTGGCCATGGCGCTGGCGTCCGCGATCGCACCGGCGCTGGCCTGCACGCGCGCGGTGTACCTGGGCGACAACGGTGATGTGATCACCGCGCGTTCGATGGACTGGAAGGTGGATGTCGCCACCAATCTCTACGTGCTGCCGCGTGGCATCGCACGCACCGGGCAGGCTGGCCCGAAGTCGCTGGCCTGGACTGCCCGCTACGGCAGCGTGGTGGCCACCGGCTACGACGTGTCGACCACCGACGGCATGAACGAAAAGGGCCTGGTCGCCAACCTGCTGTGGCTGGTCGAATCGGAGTACCCGCAACAGCGCGGCAACAAGCCGGGCCTGGCGATCTCGCTGTGGGCGCAGTATGTGCTCGACAATTTTGCGACGGTGGACGAGGCGGTGGCTGCCTTGAAGCGTGAGCCGTACTCGATCGTCACCGACAAGGTGCCTGGCGAGGACCGCCAAGCGACGCTGCATCTGTCGCTGTCCGATGCCACGGGTGACAGTGCCATCGTCGAGTACATCGGCGGCCGCCAGGTCATCCACCATGACCGGCGCTACCAGGTGATGACCAACTCGCCGATCTTCGACCAGCAGCTGGCGCTCAACACCTATTGGCAGCAGATTGGTGGCACGGTGATGCTGCCGGGCACGAACCGCTCTTCCGATCGCTTCGCCCGCGCCTCGTTCTACATCAACGCCATTCCCAAGGCGGAAGATCCGGTGGAGGCACTGGCCAGTGTGTTCAGTGTGATCCGCAACGCCTCGGTGCCGTACGGCATCACCACGCCGGGCGAGCCGAACATCTCCTCCACGCGCTGGCGTACCGTGGCCGACCACAAGCGGCGGCTGTACTTCTTCGAGTCGGCGTTGACCCCGAACACGTTCTGGGTCGATCTGAACAAGGTCGATTTCGGTGGCCCGGTGCTCAAGCTCGACCTTGGCAAGGACCAGCGCAATACCTTCGCCGGCGATGCGCTGGGCCACTTCGTGCCCAGCGCGCCGTTCACCTTCCTCGGCGTCGACGGTTAGTTCGACGCCTGGCTGGAGGCCGGGTACACCGCCTGGATGGTGCAGGCACCGCGGCGGCTGAAGCGGGGCAGCGGCGCCAGTTCGTCGCTGCGCTCGTCGTAGCTGGCGAAATCGGCGGTGACCACCCGATCGCCCGGGTTGCCGCAGATCAGACCATTCTGCATGCCCGACTGGAAGCTCAACTCCGGCGACCGGTCGAGCTGGAGGCAGTGGCTGCCCAGTTCGACCCGGTAGAAGCGATGGCCGCCGCTGCGCCGTGGATTGGTTTCCACCAGCATGCCCTGCGTGTCGGACGACCAGCCACGCACATTGCGGGTGGCGAAGCAGTACGAGGGCGAGCCGCCGAAACCGCGGCGGACTTCCTTTCGCTCGCGGATGGTCAGGGCTGGCAGCGTGGCGGTGCGCAGGCGATCACTGTCGCGCGCAACGCTGGCGTAATCACGGTTCTGCACTGGCGTAACCGCACTGACGGCGCAGCTGTGGCCGTCCACCACCACCCGCTCGCTGGGACGACCGCAGGCCCAGCCGGCAGGTGCCTCCAGTTTCAGCGTGGTGGCACCGCGAACGCCGGGGCAGTCTTCGTTGAAGTCGATCCGATAGGCCTGGCCGGAGGCGGAGCGCAGCGCGATCGAGCGCGGTGAGGCCTGCTCGACCTCCTGTACGCCGACCGCGTCCATGCAGTGCGGGGCCGGCGGCGTGCGCTCCTGGGCGGAAGCGGTAGCGGCGAGGGCCAGGCCGAGGCTGGCGGCGAGCAGCAAATACGCGTGCTGATGGGTCATGACCTGCACTCCCTGCGTGGGTTGACGGCCCGACTATAGCAGCGGTTTGCACGGCCTGTGTTACACGCGCACACTGCCCGGATGGGCGCGATCTTCCACCTGCGGCACTACGGCCAGGCCACCGGCCTGGACCGCCATGACTACGCGCAGTGGGTGTTGCCGCTGCAGGGCGAACTGCAGTTCGAGATGGAAGGGCGTGGTGGCCGCCTGGACCTGCTGCAGGGCGCTTTCGTGGCTGCCGGCGAGGCCCATGACCAGATGGCCGATGGCCCGAACGGTTTCGTGATCGTCGACTGCGCGCCGGGCGTGCTGGATGACGGCACCCAGGAGCATCTGTGCCGCCAGCGCTGGTTGCACCTGCCGCTGGCGCTGCGCCGGTGCCTGGCCGATGTGCAGGCCGGCCGGCCGATGCCAGCCCTGCTTCCGCAGTTGCTGCAGGCGTTCGCACCGGCCGGCAGTGGCGCTCGCATGCAGGGGCTGTGTGCGGCAGTGCAGGCCGACCCGGGCCAGGCGTGGCCGGTGGCCCGCATGGCGGCGTTCGTTGGGGTCAGCGAGAGCCGCCTGCACGCGCTGTTCCAGCGTGAATTCGGGCTCAGCCCGCAAGCCTGGCTCAGCGCCAGCCGGTTGCGCTGGGCCAAGCACCAGCTGCGCACCAGCACCGCGCCGATCAGTGACATCGCGCTGTCTGCAGGCTATTCCGAGCAGAGCGCACTGACCCGTGCGCTGCGCCGCGAGTGTGGGCAGACCCCGGCCGCGTGGCGC from the Stenotrophomonas maltophilia genome contains:
- a CDS encoding BLUF domain-containing protein gives rise to the protein MPLRAIAYVSRALPELSVERLQALVEDAARFNKMAGVTGVLLHDGDRFLQYIEGPPDGIDSVYERILQAGSHIDIIELARGRLGQRQFPYWSMRALPVEAALLRQLSSSDWSGFSRTLEGDRSAPTPVDLLDAVVQPALHAG
- a CDS encoding ArsR/SmtB family transcription factor, whose amino-acid sequence is MTHPPLDTATMAEHATQAAALLKSLAHPARLQVLCRLVEGEAPVPELQALTGLSASALSQHLAVLRGMQIVATRREAQAIHYRMQEGPALGVLQALYTAYCGGGVR
- a CDS encoding YeeE/YedE family protein; translation: MNLPWSALAGGVLIGMAAVWLLAATGRVAGISGIAAGSLRAGRGERGWRWAFLMGLLAAAGLVLWWQSVPGSAPRVLLRDALPAWQLIGAGLLVGFGTRLGSGCTSGHGVCGMARGSKRSLLAVLVFMACAMLTTFVVRHGGAPL
- a CDS encoding DUF6691 family protein — encoded protein: MSRALWAAAVAGALFGAGLALSGMTDARRVLGFLDIRGAFDPTLMWVLGSALLVSAIGQRWVLRRAQPWFALRFQLPTAHDVDARLLLGAALFGIGWGWAGYCPGPAIAGLAVASREALWFVPAMVLGFWLHDRLVR
- a CDS encoding linear amide C-N hydrolase — translated: MARMKWKGRAMLAMALASAIAPALACTRAVYLGDNGDVITARSMDWKVDVATNLYVLPRGIARTGQAGPKSLAWTARYGSVVATGYDVSTTDGMNEKGLVANLLWLVESEYPQQRGNKPGLAISLWAQYVLDNFATVDEAVAALKREPYSIVTDKVPGEDRQATLHLSLSDATGDSAIVEYIGGRQVIHHDRRYQVMTNSPIFDQQLALNTYWQQIGGTVMLPGTNRSSDRFARASFYINAIPKAEDPVEALASVFSVIRNASVPYGITTPGEPNISSTRWRTVADHKRRLYFFESALTPNTFWVDLNKVDFGGPVLKLDLGKDQRNTFAGDALGHFVPSAPFTFLGVDG
- a CDS encoding DUF6491 family protein, with the translated sequence MTHQHAYLLLAASLGLALAATASAQERTPPAPHCMDAVGVQEVEQASPRSIALRSASGQAYRIDFNEDCPGVRGATTLKLEAPAGWACGRPSERVVVDGHSCAVSAVTPVQNRDYASVARDSDRLRTATLPALTIRERKEVRRGFGGSPSYCFATRNVRGWSSDTQGMLVETNPRRSGGHRFYRVELGSHCLQLDRSPELSFQSGMQNGLICGNPGDRVVTADFASYDERSDELAPLPRFSRRGACTIQAVYPASSQASN
- a CDS encoding helix-turn-helix domain-containing protein codes for the protein MGAIFHLRHYGQATGLDRHDYAQWVLPLQGELQFEMEGRGGRLDLLQGAFVAAGEAHDQMADGPNGFVIVDCAPGVLDDGTQEHLCRQRWLHLPLALRRCLADVQAGRPMPALLPQLLQAFAPAGSGARMQGLCAAVQADPGQAWPVARMAAFVGVSESRLHALFQREFGLSPQAWLSASRLRWAKHQLRTSTAPISDIALSAGYSEQSALTRALRRECGQTPAAWRRSAGL